In the Gorilla gorilla gorilla isolate KB3781 chromosome 10, NHGRI_mGorGor1-v2.1_pri, whole genome shotgun sequence genome, one interval contains:
- the LOC101148010 gene encoding S-phase kinase-associated protein 1-like — translation MLCRATVVASSSAFLFLHCCLPTLVSLRPAVSLTQNTMPSIKLQSSGGEIFEVVVEIVKQSVTIKTMLEDLGMNDEGDHDPVPLPNVNAAILKKVIQRCTHHEDDPPPPKVYENKEKRTDDIPVWDQEFLKVDQGTLFELILAAHYLDIKGLLDVTCKTVANMVNRKTPEEIHKTFNLKNDFTGPGAVAHACNPSTLGGRGRRITRSVD, via the coding sequence ATGCTGTGTCGCGCCACTGTAGTggcttcttcctctgcctttctcttcctccactgTTGCCTCCCAACTCTAGTCAGCCTCCGGCCGGCCGTCTCCTTAACACAGAACACCATGCCTTCAATTAAGTTGCAGAGTTCTGGTGGAGAGATATTTGAAGTTGTTGTGGAAATTGTCAAACAATCTGTGACTATCAAGACCATGTTGGAAGATTTGGGAATGAATGATGAAGGAGATCATGACCCAGTTCCTCTACCAAATGTTAATGCAGCAATATTAAAAAAGGTCATTCAGCGGTGCACCCACCACGAGGATGACCCACCTCCTCCCAAAGtttatgaaaacaaagaaaagcgaACAGACGATATCCCTGTTTGGGACCAAGAATTTCTGAAAGTTGACCAAGGAACACTTTTTGAACTCATTCTGGCTGCACACTACTTAGACATCAAAGGTTTGCTTGATGTTACATGCAAGACTGTTGCCAATATGGTCAACAGGAAAACTCCTGAGGAGATTCACAAGaccttcaatttaaaaaatgactttactgggccaggagctgtggctcacgcctgtaatcccagcactttgggaggccgaggcaggcggatcacgaggtcagtagattga